AGCGTACAAGCAAAGATTCTCCACATATGAAACTTGGTCATTACTGAGAACAAATGAGGAGAGATGTGAATGGTCCAGGGGGATCTGGTTCTCCAAAGTTCGCTTTTGTGGCCTGGCTAGCTGCTAGAGATAGACTGTCGACTATGGATCGAATATCCAAGTGGGATCATCGAGTTGATGAAACTTGTGTTCTTTGCAAAAGGGAACCGGAGTCAAGAAACCATTTATTCTTCGAGTGTGTCTTTTCTGCTTCGGTTTGGGAACATCTTACTAAGGGTATCTTGCTAAGTAACCATTCTAATGTCTGGCAAGATATTGTGTTCATTATATCGGATGAGCGTATGGAAGGGAAGAAGAGATATTGCTTGCGCTATGCTTTTCAAGCAGCTATACATGCTATATGGAGAGAGAGGAACAAGATAAGGCATAATGAGAAGGCATTACCTATTACTGCTGTTATGAAGATGGTAGAGAAGGGTGTTAGGAACAAACTGAGTATCTTGAGAACAAAGCGTGTGAAGGGATGAGAAAAGGGACTTCAATTCTGGTTTAGTACTCGAGGTTAAACAATTTATAGTAAGGGAGTTTATAGAAATTATGGATTTGGATATAGAGGTTCACACATGATgtaataaaagtttttttgatgaataaatttaacaatttttcaaaaaaaaaaacatgaaaccaGTACATTTGATTGATTATCGTATAATGCATACGCACCATCTAATTAGATGCGTAAACTGCATTTTAGAACACTGATACCAAGTATAACGAATCACAGATTTGAACCACAAACAAAGTTACATCATCAAGAATGAATTGAAAAACGTCAAACAACAGGAGATTCAGACTTCATCTGCCAATCTCCAACAAAGGTAACAGTGAAAAGCACCGGTCCTTTATCGTTGACAGTAGTTACTTCATGTTTTGACTCGTGAGGAAAAGATCTGTCGATATGCAAATATTGCGtttgaatttgttttctttagACTTTTTTACTAACATCACCAAGATTCCTTTGGACTCGTTTGCTTTGGTTTCTGCGGCTTATGAGGTGTGGAAGCGAATAATAATTCTCTCAATTGTCCCTCAGCACTGTGCACTGATGTTGCCTGCAAATACATATTTCACAGGACACATTAATCTTAGTGAAATTGTTATGTCAACACACATGCCTAATCTTGTGAGTATAATCTTTATGTTACCATAATGATCACTAAACAGCGTTTTAAGACTTACCCTTGTCAAGAATGCAAAACGTAATGTCTCAATTTCCATTCCCGAGCAAAGCCTGAGGTCGAAACCAAGTGAATCTATACCGATGAGCTTCACTTCCTACATTGCCAAACATAATATTGATCAAGGCAACATATTAGACCTTATAAACAACTTGTTGATAATTCAAGTATCTTGTTACCTCTGCTTCAATCCCTTTATGTCTCCAACATAGAGATTTGAGCGCTTCAGTTAGTTTATTATCGCCATCTTCCTCTAGACGTCTCACAATACCATCTGATGCGAGAGCAATAGCATCAGGCTGTGCTTTTCTGACATCTCCCACTTCCACTTCAGTCTGTTCAAAATCAAAAATACACAACCAAGCAAAAGCTTGAGCCTAGAGAAGAACTGAGACAAGGAGGAAGGAGTGGAGAGTCTTTTATCAACAAACCTGACGCCCCTGTGCTGTGATGAGCTGGATTTTATTCATCTCCAGCTTGTAATAAGATACAGCATTTCTCGAATTCTCAAGCTGCAATATCTTGTCAGTTTCATCAATGTCTTCTGATTTTTCTCCCTCATTGTTATGGTCAGTACTTGTAGACTTGGGAGCAGAGATGTCTGAGTGATCTTTCACAAAGACACGGCTCAATAGCCCCTGGATAGCCAGGCCAGCTGATGGCTGCTCCATCCAGTTTAAAGGATCCTTTGACGCAACCTCGGCTATCCTCCTGGCAAAATACATAGGATGGCAAGTTCGCATCGTTTCCAAGTTTGCCCAGTCTCCAAGTGATTCATCAGAGTCTGAAACATAATCATcgtcttcatctccttcttctagAACAGCAACCCATTCCTGAAG
This genomic interval from Brassica napus cultivar Da-Ae chromosome A6, Da-Ae, whole genome shotgun sequence contains the following:
- the LOC125610008 gene encoding uncharacterized protein LOC125610008; this translates as MRRDVNGPGGSGSPKFAFVAWLAARDRLSTMDRISKWDHRVDETCVLCKREPESRNHLFFECVFSASVWEHLTKGILLSNHSNVWQDIVFIISDERMEGKKRYCLRYAFQAAIHAIWRERNKIRHNEKALPITAVMKMVEKGVRNKLSILRTKRVKG
- the LOC106348288 gene encoding uncharacterized protein At3g49140: MAVRLFSSTALLQYRHVPNTEDEGSCFAPRRTFHSHLLNPIAPRSGLLKCNNDYFTRKCVRKSRTQAIAEYLGSASDPKKPSYHPSEEIRAYLPENPGDSRLPPAETARTIIEVNKKGTLMLSGLLGIGLHENILWPDIPYVTDQHGNIYFQVKENEDIMQTVVTSDNNYVQVIVGFDTMEMIKDMELSTPSGIGFEIEEMEDGITEVDDENKTDEDKDDEEWVAVLEEGDEDDDYVSDSDESLGDWANLETMRTCHPMYFARRIAEVASKDPLNWMEQPSAGLAIQGLLSRVFVKDHSDISAPKSTSTDHNNEGEKSEDIDETDKILQLENSRNAVSYYKLEMNKIQLITAQGRQTEVEVGDVRKAQPDAIALASDGIVRRLEEDGDNKLTEALKSLCWRHKGIEAEEVKLIGIDSLGFDLRLCSGMEIETLRFAFLTRATSVHSAEGQLRELLFASTPHKPQKPKQTSPKESW